One window of the Mycobacterium sp. SVM_VP21 genome contains the following:
- a CDS encoding ATP-binding cassette domain-containing protein: MARGLQGAILRGFGARDHTVTVLETSWITPHCIRVWMHSPTLFTDAAVEPSAWLRFWFPDPDGSDTEFQRAYTIAEGDAESGRFAVDMVLHEPAGPATRWARTVEPGATIAAMSLMGSSRFEVPDADAQPAGYLLMGDSASIPGINGIIGTVAPEVPIELYLEQHDDDDLLIPLREHPRLRVHWVPRCDANSLAAAIEARDWSDWYAWATPEAATLKALRTRLRDEFGFPKSEIHAQAYWTAGRAMGTQRGPEKTAATQQVPSTLPSPDKSASEAPGSCGERTVSAKGAWRAQAAGRLLGPLRVPLIISGVLQALVTLLQLAPFVLLVELARLLVAGADESRLWTVGIAALSLLGLGTLLGAGLTLWLHVVDARFASALRTRLLSKLSRLPLGWFTARGSGSIKQLVADDTLSLHYLVTHAIPDAVAAVVAPVAVLVYLFVVDWRVALVLFVPVLVYMVLMSVMMTQSGPKISQAQRWAERMNGEAGTYLEGQPVIRVFGGAAASTFRRRLDEYINFLVDWQRPFIGKKTLMDLVTRPSTFLWLIMLTGTPLIISGRMNPVNLLPFLLLGTTFGARLLGIGLGVGGIRGGMLAARRLQIALDEPELAVEQLDSAPVDAPGTVRFEAVTFGYRPGVPVIRDVSLTLRPGTVTALVGPSGSGKSTLAALLARFHDVESGSISVDGQDIRSLTADELYRRVGFVLQETQLVHGSVRDNIALAVPDATDEQVQAAAREAQIHDRILRLPDGYDTVLGAAAALSGGERQRLTIARAILADTPVLILDEATAFADPESEYLVQQALNRLTRDRTVLVIAHRLHTITGADQIVVLDHGSIVEQGSHDQLLAAQGRYLQLWETGRAAVTVGAEASR; the protein is encoded by the coding sequence ATGGCGCGCGGCTTGCAGGGTGCGATTCTGCGGGGCTTCGGTGCTCGAGACCACACCGTAACGGTGCTTGAGACCAGCTGGATTACTCCACATTGCATCCGGGTCTGGATGCATTCACCCACCCTGTTCACCGACGCGGCCGTCGAGCCCAGCGCCTGGCTGCGGTTCTGGTTCCCGGACCCGGACGGATCGGACACCGAATTCCAGCGCGCGTACACCATCGCCGAGGGCGACGCCGAGAGCGGACGCTTCGCGGTCGACATGGTGCTGCACGAACCGGCCGGGCCGGCCACCCGCTGGGCCCGCACCGTGGAACCCGGAGCCACTATCGCGGCGATGTCGCTGATGGGCTCGTCGCGCTTCGAGGTGCCCGACGCCGACGCGCAGCCCGCCGGCTACCTATTGATGGGGGACTCGGCGTCGATACCGGGAATCAACGGAATCATCGGCACCGTCGCACCTGAGGTACCGATCGAGCTCTACCTCGAACAGCACGACGACGACGATCTGCTGATCCCGCTGCGTGAGCACCCCCGGCTGCGGGTGCACTGGGTGCCCCGCTGTGACGCGAACTCGCTGGCCGCGGCGATCGAGGCCCGGGACTGGTCGGACTGGTATGCCTGGGCCACGCCGGAAGCCGCGACGCTCAAGGCACTGCGGACCCGGCTGCGCGACGAGTTCGGTTTCCCCAAATCCGAGATCCACGCGCAGGCCTACTGGACCGCCGGACGTGCCATGGGCACCCAGCGCGGCCCCGAGAAAACCGCGGCCACCCAACAAGTGCCGTCGACTCTGCCGTCACCAGACAAAAGTGCGAGTGAGGCGCCTGGTTCATGCGGTGAGCGCACAGTCAGCGCGAAGGGGGCGTGGCGTGCGCAGGCCGCGGGTCGGCTGCTCGGTCCGCTGCGGGTGCCGCTGATCATCTCCGGTGTCCTGCAGGCCCTGGTCACGCTGCTGCAGTTGGCCCCGTTCGTGCTGCTGGTGGAGCTGGCCCGACTGTTGGTCGCCGGCGCCGACGAGTCACGGCTGTGGACGGTCGGAATCGCCGCACTCTCCTTGCTGGGCTTGGGCACCCTGCTGGGCGCGGGACTGACGCTGTGGCTGCACGTCGTCGACGCCCGCTTCGCCAGCGCGCTGCGGACCCGATTGCTGAGCAAGCTGTCACGGCTGCCGCTGGGCTGGTTCACCGCCCGCGGATCCGGCTCGATCAAGCAACTGGTCGCCGACGACACCCTGTCGCTGCACTACCTGGTCACCCACGCCATCCCCGATGCCGTCGCCGCCGTGGTGGCACCGGTCGCGGTGCTGGTCTACCTGTTCGTGGTCGACTGGCGGGTGGCACTGGTGTTGTTCGTGCCGGTGCTGGTCTACATGGTGCTGATGTCGGTGATGATGACCCAGTCCGGCCCCAAGATCAGTCAGGCGCAACGCTGGGCCGAGCGGATGAACGGCGAAGCCGGCACCTACCTGGAGGGTCAGCCGGTGATCCGGGTGTTCGGCGGCGCCGCCGCCTCCACCTTCCGCCGCCGCCTCGACGAGTACATCAACTTTCTGGTGGACTGGCAGCGGCCCTTCATCGGCAAGAAGACGCTGATGGATCTGGTCACCCGCCCGTCGACCTTCCTGTGGCTGATCATGCTGACCGGCACCCCGCTGATCATCTCCGGCCGAATGAACCCGGTGAACCTGCTGCCGTTCCTGTTGCTGGGCACCACCTTCGGTGCCCGCCTGCTGGGCATCGGTCTGGGAGTCGGCGGTATTCGCGGCGGCATGCTGGCGGCCCGGCGGCTACAGATCGCCCTGGACGAACCCGAACTCGCCGTCGAGCAGCTTGATTCAGCGCCGGTAGACGCGCCCGGGACGGTGCGCTTCGAGGCAGTCACCTTCGGCTATCGCCCGGGTGTTCCGGTGATCCGCGACGTGTCGTTGACGCTGCGGCCGGGCACGGTGACCGCACTGGTCGGCCCGTCGGGCTCGGGTAAGTCGACCCTGGCCGCGCTGCTGGCCCGGTTCCACGACGTCGAGTCCGGATCGATATCGGTTGACGGTCAAGACATCCGGTCGCTGACCGCCGACGAGCTCTACCGCCGGGTGGGGTTCGTCCTGCAGGAAACTCAGCTGGTGCACGGCAGCGTGCGTGACAACATCGCGCTGGCGGTTCCGGATGCCACCGACGAGCAGGTGCAGGCCGCCGCCCGTGAAGCCCAGATCCATGACCGGATCTTGCGGCTGCCCGACGGCTACGACACCGTGCTCGGTGCCGCCGCAGCGCTTTCGGGCGGGGAGCGGCAGCGGCTGACCATCGCCCGCGCCATCCTCGCCGACACGCCCGTGCTCATCCTGGACGAGGCCACCGCGTTCGCCGATCCCGAATCGGAATACCTGGTGCAGCAAGCGCTGAACCGGTTGACCCGGGATCGCACCGTGCTGGTGATCGCCCACCGACTGCACACGATCACCGGTGCCGATCAGATCGTCGTGCTTGACCACGGCAGCATCGTCGAACAGGGCAGCCACGATCAGTTGCTGGCCGCGCAGGGACGCTATTTGCAACTGTGGGAGACCGGCCGCGCCGCAGTCACCGTCGGTGCGGAGGCGAGCCGATGA
- a CDS encoding acyl carrier protein: protein MSSSPTDAVSAALREILHDDLQVDLSRVTPESRLVDDVGLDSVAFAIGMVAIEDRLGVALSEEDLLTCDTVGDLEAAIRAKAPAGA, encoded by the coding sequence ATGAGCTCTTCGCCCACTGACGCCGTAAGCGCCGCGCTGCGTGAGATCTTGCACGACGATCTGCAGGTCGACCTCAGCCGGGTGACGCCGGAGTCGCGGCTGGTGGACGACGTAGGCCTGGATTCGGTGGCGTTCGCGATCGGCATGGTGGCCATCGAGGACCGGCTCGGCGTCGCGCTGTCTGAGGAAGACCTGTTGACCTGTGACACGGTCGGGGACCTTGAGGCCGCCATCCGGGCGAAAGCCCCCGCCGGCGCGTGA
- a CDS encoding ABC transporter ATP-binding protein/permease has protein sequence MIRTLIQLIPHDRRGRMFGYAALTLASVAVRAAGTVLLVPLVSALFSEAPSRAVAWLGWLTVATVAGWLIDFACARIGFDLGFAVLDHTQHDVADRLPGVRLGWLTAENTADARQAIAATGPELVSLVVNLLTPLISAILLPPAIALALLGVSWQLGLAALGGVPLMLGALWAANRLSARADAAAGDANTALTERIIEFARTQQALRAARRVEPERSTVGQALSAQHGAAMRLLLMQIPGQLLFSLASQGALILLAGSTTALTVTGTLSVPEAIALIVVAARYLEPFTVISELAPALESTRSSLERIRAVLTAPEVTVGTGRAPEDADATRIEFDDVTFGYDSAGAPVLDRVSFTLQAGTTTAIVGPSGSGKSTILSLIAGLHEPTGGRVLLDGVDATELDATTRRAATSVVFQHPYLLDGTIRDNVLVGNPDADQESLQRATELARVDELVARLPDGTDTRVGEAGAALSGGERQRVSIARALLKPAPVLLVDEATSALDTENEAAIVAALSSEPRPRTRVIVAHRLASISQADRVLFVDDGRVVEDGTIDELRAAGGRFDEFWRQQNDAAGWQIHAG, from the coding sequence ATGATCCGCACCCTGATCCAGCTGATTCCGCACGACCGCCGCGGCCGGATGTTCGGCTACGCCGCGTTGACGTTGGCGTCGGTGGCGGTGCGGGCGGCGGGAACCGTGTTGCTGGTCCCGCTGGTGAGCGCGCTGTTCTCCGAGGCTCCGAGTCGAGCGGTGGCCTGGCTGGGCTGGCTGACGGTGGCGACCGTCGCGGGTTGGCTGATCGACTTCGCATGCGCCCGAATCGGATTCGACTTGGGCTTCGCCGTCCTCGATCACACCCAACATGACGTGGCCGACCGGCTGCCGGGCGTCCGGCTGGGCTGGCTCACCGCGGAGAACACTGCGGATGCGCGACAGGCGATCGCTGCCACCGGCCCCGAACTGGTGAGCCTGGTGGTCAACCTGCTGACCCCGCTGATCAGCGCGATCCTGCTGCCGCCGGCGATAGCACTGGCCCTGCTCGGGGTGTCCTGGCAACTGGGCTTGGCCGCCCTGGGCGGGGTACCGCTGATGCTGGGGGCGCTGTGGGCGGCCAACCGGCTCAGCGCCCGCGCGGACGCCGCGGCCGGCGACGCCAACACCGCTCTGACGGAACGAATCATCGAGTTCGCGCGCACCCAGCAGGCGCTGCGCGCGGCGCGGCGCGTCGAACCTGAGCGCAGCACCGTCGGACAGGCGCTGAGCGCCCAACACGGCGCGGCGATGCGGCTGCTGCTCATGCAGATTCCGGGGCAACTGCTGTTCAGCCTGGCCAGCCAGGGCGCGCTGATCCTGCTGGCCGGCAGCACCACCGCGCTGACCGTGACCGGCACGCTGAGCGTTCCAGAGGCCATCGCGTTAATCGTGGTGGCGGCGCGCTACCTGGAGCCGTTCACCGTCATCAGCGAGCTGGCGCCGGCTTTGGAGTCGACGCGGTCCTCCCTCGAGCGGATCCGCGCGGTGCTCACCGCGCCCGAGGTGACGGTCGGCACCGGCCGCGCCCCGGAGGACGCCGACGCCACGCGGATCGAGTTCGACGACGTCACGTTCGGCTACGACTCGGCGGGCGCCCCGGTGCTCGACAGGGTCAGCTTCACCCTGCAGGCCGGCACCACCACGGCCATCGTCGGACCGTCCGGTTCGGGCAAGAGCACCATCTTGTCCCTGATCGCCGGACTGCATGAGCCCACCGGTGGACGGGTGTTGCTTGACGGGGTGGACGCCACCGAGCTGGACGCCACGACACGGCGGGCCGCCACCAGCGTGGTGTTCCAGCATCCGTACCTACTCGACGGCACGATCCGCGACAACGTTCTGGTCGGAAACCCTGACGCCGATCAAGAATCTTTACAGCGGGCCACCGAACTGGCCCGCGTCGATGAGCTGGTCGCCCGACTGCCCGACGGCACCGACACTCGGGTGGGAGAAGCCGGCGCGGCGCTGTCCGGTGGTGAGCGCCAACGGGTCAGCATCGCCCGGGCGTTGCTCAAACCCGCACCGGTGCTGCTGGTCGACGAGGCGACCAGCGCGCTGGACACCGAGAACGAGGCCGCGATCGTCGCCGCGCTGAGCTCCGAACCGCGCCCGCGCACCCGGGTGATCGTCGCGCACCGGTTGGCCAGCATCTCCCAGGCCGACCGAGTGCTGTTCGTCGACGACGGCCGGGTCGTCGAGGACGGGACCATCGACGAATTACGCGCGGCCGGAGGACGTTTCGACGAGTTCTGGCGACAGCAAAACGATGCCGCCGGATGGCAGATCCACGCCGGCTAG
- a CDS encoding ferritin-like domain-containing protein, translated as MALDMDVMLTKIKDRQWALADIDWDAPGAELIRPEMVPKLKKFMADLCWIENIGARGFAAMARKAPTATLAEIYRYFHAEEQRHANAELALMKRWGMLEDGETPEPNVNIRLAMQWLDDYSDDLPLSVLGTVIPMLEVALDGALLKFLLDEVDDPVCHQVFEKINNDESRHIAVDFEVLEMIGHADARRLAIEFVGTVASPSLIVGALISIPLLTRIRNEVIGMGLDPQRLYSALMRFTQFGERGEHTRRVPAYQAIKRYSGWMANPDSPYHLLANPAVWLSGFYPKRLLKPIPSWFKELTHEPAA; from the coding sequence ATGGCTCTCGACATGGACGTCATGCTCACCAAGATCAAGGATCGGCAATGGGCGCTGGCCGATATCGACTGGGACGCACCTGGAGCCGAGCTGATCCGCCCCGAGATGGTGCCCAAGCTCAAGAAGTTCATGGCCGACCTGTGCTGGATCGAGAACATCGGCGCCCGTGGCTTCGCCGCCATGGCACGCAAGGCGCCCACCGCCACGCTGGCCGAGATCTACCGCTATTTCCATGCCGAGGAGCAACGTCACGCCAACGCCGAGCTGGCACTGATGAAGCGCTGGGGCATGCTCGAAGACGGCGAGACCCCCGAGCCCAATGTCAACATCCGGTTGGCCATGCAATGGCTCGACGACTACTCCGACGACCTGCCGCTGTCGGTGCTGGGCACGGTGATCCCGATGCTGGAAGTCGCACTCGACGGCGCCCTGCTCAAGTTCCTGCTCGACGAGGTCGACGACCCGGTCTGTCATCAGGTGTTCGAGAAGATCAACAACGACGAATCCCGGCATATCGCTGTTGATTTCGAGGTGCTGGAGATGATCGGGCACGCCGACGCCCGCAGGCTGGCGATCGAGTTCGTCGGCACCGTCGCCTCCCCCTCACTGATCGTCGGAGCGCTGATCTCGATCCCGCTGCTCACCCGGATCCGCAACGAGGTCATCGGCATGGGACTGGACCCCCAGCGGCTGTACTCGGCACTGATGCGCTTCACGCAGTTCGGCGAACGCGGCGAACACACCCGGCGGGTGCCGGCCTACCAGGCGATCAAGCGCTACTCGGGCTGGATGGCCAATCCGGACAGTCCGTATCACCTGTTGGCCAACCCGGCGGTGTGGCTGTCCGGCTTCTATCCCAAGCGCCTGCTCAAACCCATCCCGAGCTGGTTCAAAGAACTCACCCACGAACCGGCAGCCTGA
- the mbtN gene encoding mycobactin biosynthesis acyl-ACP dehydrogenase MbtN, translating into MTAGSGIDTYRALLDEVFDQQVADWTAEAEATERFPRALIEHLGRTGVFAGKWGNGQHPDVAKLVALAFKLGQLRSAGIGVGVSLHDSAIAILRRFGRSDYLKDICEQAIGGQAVLCIAASEESGGSDLQIVETEVRSVRDGFEVRGRKKFVSLSPIADHILVVARGVDHDESSRHGNVMVIAVPTSQVHINEPYRKVGAGPLDTAAVDIATWVPADALIARPGTGLAAISWGLAHERMSIAGQVAASCQLVMGLTHARMMRRRQFGATLFEHQALRLRMADLQARVDLLRHALKGIAVDGRLDLRTAAAMKVTAARLGEEVFSECMHIFGGSGYLVDETPIGRWWRDMKLARVGGGTDEVLWELVAAGMRPDYHGYDELFASGSSSG; encoded by the coding sequence GTGACCGCCGGGTCCGGCATCGACACTTATCGCGCCTTGCTGGACGAGGTGTTCGACCAACAGGTTGCCGACTGGACAGCTGAAGCCGAAGCCACCGAGCGCTTTCCGCGCGCGCTGATCGAGCACTTGGGCCGTACCGGGGTGTTCGCGGGTAAGTGGGGCAACGGCCAGCATCCCGACGTCGCAAAGCTGGTGGCCTTGGCGTTCAAGCTGGGACAGCTGCGATCGGCAGGCATCGGGGTCGGGGTGAGCTTGCACGACTCCGCCATCGCGATCCTGCGCCGGTTCGGGCGGTCTGACTATCTGAAGGACATCTGCGAGCAGGCAATCGGGGGCCAGGCGGTGCTCTGCATCGCGGCCTCGGAGGAGTCCGGAGGTTCGGACCTGCAGATCGTCGAGACCGAAGTTCGTTCCGTGCGTGATGGTTTCGAGGTGCGAGGCCGTAAGAAGTTCGTGTCGCTGTCTCCGATCGCAGATCACATCTTGGTGGTGGCGCGCGGCGTGGACCACGACGAGAGCAGCCGGCACGGCAACGTCATGGTGATCGCGGTCCCGACCTCCCAAGTGCACATCAACGAGCCGTACCGCAAAGTGGGGGCCGGGCCGCTGGACACCGCAGCAGTCGATATCGCCACCTGGGTGCCGGCCGATGCCTTGATCGCCCGCCCGGGCACTGGCCTGGCCGCGATCTCCTGGGGCCTGGCCCATGAACGCATGTCGATCGCCGGGCAGGTCGCCGCGTCGTGTCAGCTGGTGATGGGGCTCACTCACGCCCGGATGATGCGCCGCCGGCAGTTCGGTGCCACCCTGTTCGAGCACCAGGCGCTACGGCTGCGCATGGCTGACCTGCAAGCCCGGGTCGATCTGCTCCGCCACGCACTCAAGGGCATTGCCGTTGACGGGCGGCTCGATCTGCGTACCGCCGCGGCTATGAAGGTCACCGCGGCCCGGCTCGGTGAAGAAGTGTTCTCCGAATGCATGCACATCTTCGGCGGCTCCGGCTACCTGGTCGACGAGACGCCGATAGGGCGCTGGTGGCGGGATATGAAGCTGGCCCGTGTCGGCGGCGGCACCGACGAGGTGCTCTGGGAGTTGGTGGCAGCCGGGATGCGCCCCGACTATCACGGCTACGACGAGTTATTCGCCAGCGGGTCGTCGTCGGGGTAG
- a CDS encoding acetyltransferase has translation MTDAATILHRELTDISDEVRSVPAPPIPGLAEPYAIRVADPDADAEMMSEWMNRPHLAQTWESAWPQERWHAYLSAQVAGSFTRPLIVSRHGQDYGYIELYRAAKDSIAKYYDADPHDLGMHGAVADIAAVNRGFAAILLPRVMRSVFELEPQCRRMMFEPEYRNTAMRRLAEYVGGTFLGEHDMGYRKMALYGVLRYPDDDPLANNSS, from the coding sequence ATGACTGACGCCGCAACCATCCTGCACCGCGAGCTGACGGACATTTCCGACGAGGTTCGCAGTGTGCCGGCACCGCCCATTCCGGGCCTCGCCGAGCCTTATGCGATCCGGGTCGCCGACCCGGATGCCGACGCGGAGATGATGTCCGAGTGGATGAACCGGCCGCACCTGGCGCAGACGTGGGAGTCCGCGTGGCCACAGGAGCGCTGGCACGCCTACCTGAGCGCCCAGGTCGCCGGCAGCTTCACTCGGCCGCTCATCGTCAGCCGGCACGGACAAGACTACGGCTATATCGAGTTATACCGGGCGGCAAAAGATTCCATCGCCAAGTACTACGATGCCGACCCGCACGATCTCGGCATGCACGGCGCCGTTGCTGACATTGCGGCGGTCAATCGGGGGTTCGCAGCGATCCTGCTGCCGCGCGTCATGAGGAGCGTTTTCGAGCTGGAACCGCAGTGCCGCCGGATGATGTTCGAACCCGAGTACCGCAATACGGCGATGCGCCGGTTAGCCGAGTACGTGGGCGGTACCTTTCTCGGCGAACACGACATGGGTTACCGCAAGATGGCCTTGTACGGGGTGCTGCGCTACCCCGACGACGACCCGCTGGCGAATAACTCGTCGTAG
- the mbtM gene encoding long-chain-fatty acid--ACP ligase MbtM yields MSVLAGALTQAMTGSEHDLVVFDPEAGAWNRHPWQQVHARAESVAARILDGDDEGAVGLVGEPTADLVAAIQGAWLAGRSVSILPGPVRGADPPQWAQATLDRFHGIGVGTVLSHGSVLDLLRAEEGGRPLAVADVAAAADTGRSIKPVTDTDVPAVLQGTAGSTGTPRTAQLSPAAVLANVSGLSTHVGVDPADDVGCSWLPLYHDMGLTFLLSAALTGSEQWLAPTAAFAASPFRWLSWLHDSRATMTAAPNFAYTVIGKYARRVPEVDLGRLRVAINGGEPVDCAGLERFVAELGKFGLDPGALMPSYGLAEATCAVTAPRPGTGLQYDEIIGAASDGAEAVRRHAVLGEPIPGMQVRISPVAERHEELPQREIGEIEIRGTSMMSGYLGQPALEPDTWFATGDLGYFTDAGVVVCGRAKEIISIAGRNVFPTEIERVAAEVRGVRDGAVVAVGTDGIRPGLVIAAEFRGRDEAGARADLISRVASQCGVVPADVVFLAPGSLPRTSSGKLRRLEVKRNLEATK; encoded by the coding sequence GTGAGCGTGCTGGCCGGCGCCCTGACCCAGGCGATGACCGGGTCGGAGCACGATCTGGTGGTCTTTGACCCCGAAGCCGGAGCATGGAATCGCCACCCGTGGCAGCAGGTGCACGCCCGCGCCGAAAGCGTGGCCGCCCGGATCCTTGACGGCGATGATGAAGGTGCCGTCGGGCTGGTCGGGGAGCCGACCGCAGATCTGGTCGCCGCGATTCAGGGCGCATGGTTGGCCGGCCGCAGCGTGTCGATCCTGCCCGGACCGGTCCGCGGTGCTGACCCCCCGCAATGGGCACAGGCGACATTGGATCGCTTCCATGGCATTGGGGTCGGCACGGTGCTGAGCCACGGATCGGTGTTAGACCTGCTGCGGGCCGAGGAGGGCGGTCGGCCTCTGGCGGTGGCTGACGTTGCCGCGGCTGCCGACACCGGTCGCTCGATCAAGCCAGTCACGGACACCGATGTGCCCGCGGTATTGCAGGGCACCGCCGGGTCTACCGGGACCCCGCGCACCGCCCAGCTGTCACCGGCCGCGGTGCTGGCGAACGTCTCCGGCTTGAGCACGCATGTCGGCGTCGATCCGGCAGACGACGTCGGCTGCAGCTGGCTACCGCTTTATCACGACATGGGGCTGACCTTCCTGCTCAGCGCTGCGCTGACCGGATCGGAACAGTGGTTGGCGCCAACGGCGGCGTTCGCCGCCTCGCCGTTTCGGTGGCTGAGCTGGCTGCACGACAGTCGGGCCACCATGACCGCCGCGCCCAACTTCGCCTACACCGTGATCGGCAAATACGCCCGACGAGTCCCCGAAGTGGACCTGGGCCGACTGCGGGTCGCGATCAACGGCGGCGAGCCGGTCGACTGTGCTGGACTGGAGCGATTCGTCGCCGAACTCGGCAAGTTCGGCCTCGACCCCGGTGCTCTCATGCCCTCCTACGGTTTGGCCGAAGCCACCTGCGCGGTGACCGCGCCACGGCCAGGGACCGGCCTGCAGTACGACGAAATCATCGGTGCAGCAAGCGATGGCGCCGAGGCGGTGCGCAGGCATGCGGTGCTCGGCGAACCAATTCCCGGAATGCAGGTCCGAATCAGTCCGGTCGCCGAGCGCCACGAGGAGCTGCCGCAGCGTGAGATCGGTGAGATCGAGATCCGCGGAACCTCGATGATGTCGGGCTATCTGGGTCAGCCGGCGCTGGAGCCGGACACCTGGTTTGCCACCGGTGACCTCGGCTACTTCACCGACGCCGGTGTGGTGGTCTGCGGCCGCGCCAAAGAGATCATCTCGATCGCCGGACGCAATGTGTTTCCCACCGAGATCGAGCGAGTGGCCGCGGAGGTGCGTGGTGTCCGCGATGGAGCCGTAGTGGCGGTCGGCACAGACGGAATCCGGCCGGGACTGGTGATCGCCGCGGAGTTCCGCGGCCGTGACGAGGCCGGGGCGCGTGCCGACCTGATCTCCCGGGTGGCATCGCAGTGCGGGGTGGTGCCCGCAGATGTGGTGTTCCTGGCGCCCGGCTCGTTGCCCAGGACGTCGTCGGGGAAGCTGCGGCGGCTGGAAGTCAAACGGAACCTGGAGGCTACGAAGTGA
- a CDS encoding SDR family NAD(P)-dependent oxidoreductase yields MILGRSSKRSHGASAVVTGAGSGIGAAFAIELARRGSAVICSDIDDDAAQRTVEAITGAGGRATAVHCDVSTIDDVTALADAAQSWFGHAPTLVINNAGVGAGGQPIGEMALDDWNWTLGINLWGPIHGCHVFTPILREAGPDQPRGIINVASAASFGAAPDMAAYNVSKAGVLSLSETLAAELSGTGIGVTVLCPTFVKTNIVESGRISAQSSDAANLLMRWTGLSAQRVARDCLDTHDRGGLYCMPQLDAKIGWNIKRFAPETFTRAIGLAFRASAALPGRSD; encoded by the coding sequence ATGATCCTTGGCCGATCGTCCAAACGCAGCCATGGGGCCTCCGCCGTCGTCACCGGCGCCGGAAGCGGTATCGGAGCCGCATTCGCCATCGAACTCGCCCGCCGCGGCAGCGCCGTGATCTGCAGCGACATCGACGATGACGCCGCCCAGCGCACCGTCGAGGCCATCACCGGCGCGGGCGGTCGCGCCACCGCCGTGCACTGCGACGTCTCGACGATCGACGACGTCACCGCGCTGGCCGACGCCGCACAGTCCTGGTTCGGCCACGCCCCCACCCTGGTGATCAACAACGCCGGCGTCGGCGCCGGCGGGCAGCCGATCGGCGAGATGGCACTGGACGACTGGAACTGGACGCTGGGTATCAACCTGTGGGGCCCCATCCACGGCTGCCACGTTTTCACCCCGATCCTGCGGGAGGCAGGCCCCGATCAGCCCCGCGGCATCATCAACGTCGCCTCCGCCGCGTCGTTCGGCGCCGCCCCGGATATGGCGGCCTACAACGTGAGCAAGGCCGGCGTGCTGTCGCTGTCGGAGACCTTGGCGGCCGAGTTGTCCGGTACGGGCATCGGTGTCACCGTGCTGTGCCCGACGTTCGTCAAGACCAACATCGTCGAATCCGGGCGGATCAGCGCCCAGTCCAGTGACGCGGCGAACCTGCTGATGCGCTGGACCGGGCTCTCCGCGCAACGCGTTGCCCGCGACTGCCTCGACACCCACGACCGCGGCGGGCTGTACTGCATGCCGCAGCTGGACGCCAAGATCGGTTGGAACATCAAACGTTTCGCGCCGGAGACCTTCACTCGAGCCATCGGGCTGGCATTCCGTGCCAGCGCGGCATTGCCAGGTAGGTCCGACTAA